ACAATATGAATCATATAAGTTGATCGCattcaattcaaaattttggcggaaaattttgaaaagtatGCCCAAAAATTTTTGGCaaatgaagggaaaaaaaaatgatataaggAAATGGGCCCCCGCAGCCATCAACTTCACTTCACTGCCGGGCGACGTGAGGTTCCGCGAGCAGATTTAAAGCGAGAGGGTCCCCTCTCCTCTTCTGTCTTCACTTCACTTCTTCTCCGTCATCAGATCTGAGAAGATCACCCACCCCAGCCGAAGGGCAACAgggagaagaaggaggaggaggtgagGTCCATCCACCGTTTCCCTTCTCTCTTCCTCGATATATTTTGCAGACATTCTCCGCTCGCATTGGCTGGTCCATGTCTTTGTTGTGTGCCCGTTCCgcatcttctttttatttacttatttatttatttattttttgtttgcGTGTCGGTGTTTGTTCGTGTTCGTCTCGGATGGGAAGGACCATTGGGGTGAATTTGGGTTGTCATTGTCGTTTCATTGTCCACGCGCAGCCACTCTTGTAGCCGATAATGGGTGGTTTTACGGGGAAGCtgcctccttttttttttttccgatatACTAATCTGCAGCTTCAGGTTGATGTTTCGGGGCTGAGATTGGCTGATAATGACGTCCATTGGTCTccttttttagattttataaaTCAAGTTCGGGTAAAAGAAATTTGCTATAATTCACTTTTAGAGGTGATTTTAGAGCTTTCGGGAATCCTGAATAATCAAGCAATCGGGTTCATAGTTCTGTTACTTTGGTCCATATAGCTCACAATTGCTCGTGTCACCGTTGATTCCCCGTCTCCTGTGCCGTGTGTTCTGTTTGATTCAGGTCAAGATCCTCTACTCACTGAATGTGGTGATAGAACACTCAGTATCGGTTGGCTGTgccttttttatgtttttgtttGAGGAAAATCTCGTGGGAAACTGGTATGTTTTGATGATAATAAAGGCAAGGGAATTTTGGGCCTGCTGAGTGTAGGGAAAGTATGAAAGTGTAGTAGAATAACTGCCGGAATATCGTGATTTGATCCCAGAGAAGCTGCACTTGTAAATGTTTGGCATGAATTGCTGCTCATCTGCCTTGTGCGCTTTTTTGAACCAATATGGCTGTAGTTGGATAGAAAGCGAGAGCTCGATTCTTTTCTATTGGCTGAAGAACGACTAGCTTGATTAAATGATATAGCATATTTGTATGTTGTGGAGTCTGGACAGGCTTTTACCTCTCCAATTCAGCATAAGAAATCATGGGCCGTGGAGTCAGTGCTGGTGGAGGTCAGAGTTCTCTGGGATACCTCTTCGGCAGTGGTGAAGCTCCGAAACCTCCTGCAGTTAATGCAGAGGCCCCTGCAAAGCAAGTGCCAGACACCAGCAGTGGACCTTCCCAGAGGTCTACAGCCACTGCCTCCCCGCCATCGGCAGATGTTACTAAGCAGATTCCAGCAGGAATTCAGGGGAGCCAGGCAAACAACTACTTCCGTGCCGATGGCCAGAACTGTGGAAACTTCATTACAGTATGAGTTCACCCCGTGCTTGCTACATGTTGTGGATAGGATTTCAGTATTTCCATTAATTATGTCTGGTTAaaaaggttcttgtttcggttggagaaaaacataattttaatGATGACTATTCGAGACACGAAAACCTTGTAAATGGAACAGATGTTCTCAAGAAGGCCATTTGCATGAATAGTTGTTAATATTCTTGAGAGACTGATCTACagcggggaaaaaaaagaaaatcggaTACTGGTGAACACTTGAGTTATGGGATATTTGAATCTTGGATCCTGATGTCACGAGCTGCAGCTTAGACGATAAATTCATGTCCTTGCCAGTTATtgatatcttctcttctcATGTTCAAATATTTATGGTGACAGGATCGGCCTTCGACTAAGGTTCATGCGGCCCCAGGTGGTGGCTCTTCCCTTGGATACCTGTTCGGTGGCGGCAGCAATTGATCGGAATGTTTTAGTTGCTATCTGTTCTAGGAGCGTATCGTTATGAAGTTGGGATTGGGACTAAGCATGTCCGAAAATCTTCCTAAGTCTGCAGGCACTGTGGCCTGGCCAGTGCTATGTACTATAAACCCTTTCCTTTCTTCAGTTCGTGAGATCAAATTCTTGCTTTGGACTATGGATCGATTGAACAATGTTTCATGGCTTTTCCAATGAAAAAACGGAAAGGTaagtgtaaatttttttttgttatgtatttTGGTATTCAGAGTCCAATAGGATTTGAATAATCAAGTCGAAAGATCGAATATTAAAGGTTAATTTCCCTCTCAACAAGTGCGCTTTCTGGATTTGAACTTGTGTTCTCCTCTTTATATGGTGAACTGTTTATCactcaattaatatttttttagaccCTTAAAAGTCAAGGAATCATTATTATTCCAATTTATGATGTCGAAAGACTTATGAGGCCCATGGCAGCGTGATCAGTTGATGCACTTcccacaaaaaagaaaagaaagaaagttaACAGAAGCTACTATACGTTAGTCCCGCAATTCTTTTCTCTCCCAAGTAGTTTTTAGACATTCTCACTCACATTTTATCTTCAAATCCACAAGGGCAGCTTCGCTTTGTATGAGAAAACttacaatatatattagaGTTTTGCAATCTATTGAAAGGACCTCGTCATCAGAGTTATGGGGAAAAAACTCGCCCTTGAATGCAAGAGCAAAATGAGAGTTATGGCAAGTATAATGGGTCAAATTGATGACTAGTTTTAGTTTAACTAGTCATATAACATGTGCGCTTGCGTGGATGTTTGTTTACATGGttgatattattaattttataagaccaaatattagaaataaaaaatttttggGAGTAGTAACATTAATTTGTATCTCTAAATAATTTGTAAAAGTTTTCTTGGGAATATATAATGAAGCTGTAAAAATATTAtagaaaattagagaaaaattcaaaaaatgttTAAGTTTATGTTAATAGGGAGACTCGAAGAGACAACTCACCGTGAGCTGAGGGGCACGAATGAAAAAATTTCGTGAATTCGATACACTTATATGGAAAACTCTTATTGCACGAAGGGAAAAATTTCGTGAaagtatactatatatattcccTCATGCATTGCCCGGTACAATTTCAGACAGCTCATTGCCAAATTGTACGAGAGGGCATTTTGAGGAATAACTCTTGTTCAGAATTGGTATCAAATTACTTGCTTTGGGACTTCAGTTGTCTATTGATCAAGGCAGAATTGGTGGATGTTGGCCCTTGCTAGTTAAGTAAGACGAGATTCAAGCCTAATTTCCTTTTATCCTTCCCATTGGAGGAGTAATTTCAGGAGTAATTTCAAAGCCCGGGTCAAAGGAGGTGGCGCCTATTTAAGTACTCAAGCGTTGGAATGTTCGCCCTGCTATCATGCAACCGCCAGTATCTAACGAAAGTATCACACAATTCAACAACGATttatcattttgatttttagtacgtaaataaaaatataaaaaatcattattgataaaaataattcattattaCTAATATTTTCTATGTGTCGTGTGATATAATCATACGTGATATCTTCATTACATACAAGATTTTTTTCTCACTCGAAGACTTCCAAACCATTTAAGGGGCGAAATTGACATTGATCTCGACTTTGAATTGACTCTCATACTCATTCTAAGCCACTTGTAAGTATATATGAACATCTGAATTGAGACATATTCATCAGC
Above is a window of Punica granatum isolate Tunisia-2019 chromosome 7, ASM765513v2, whole genome shotgun sequence DNA encoding:
- the LOC116215736 gene encoding protein SPIRAL1-like 2; amino-acid sequence: MGRGVSAGGGQSSLGYLFGSGEAPKPPAVNAEAPAKQVPDTSSGPSQRSTATASPPSADVTKQIPAGIQGSQANNYFRADGQNCGNFITDRPSTKVHAAPGGGSSLGYLFGGGSN